ACACCTTCGGCCGCGTGGGGTTGTCCGCTCAGGCGCCGCAAATAGCCGCGCAGATTGTCATTTTCCGACTTGCCACGGTTGAACGCAGCAATCGCCCGACGCGTCGCCGGCTCGCTCATTTCCAGCGCACGCATTTCATTGCGCGCCTGCTGGATATGCCCGTCCGTGACCCGACCGTCACTCTTGGCCAGACGCCCGAGCAACACAAACAACAGTTCGTCGTTGCGCAGCATCGGCCGACCGCCGAGCTTTTCCCGCAAGTGTCCCCAGCTCTGCAAGTGCAAGCGCCGATCCAGCGCTTGCCCCAACAATGCCCCAAGCATGGCCCCCGGAATGCTGGCAATTGCAAAACCCGCTCCGGCTCCAATCAGAGTCCCTGGCCACAACATGTCAGCGACTCGCTTCTATCAATGCTTCAGCTTCGGCCAGACGCTCGTGCGTGCCGACATCCACCCAGTGACCTTTCAGGCGTTCGCCGGTGACTTCGCCTTTCGCCATGGCTTTGCGCAACAACGGCGCCAGTTTGAAAGCGCCGTCCGCACAGCCGTCGAACAGCTGCGGATGGAGTACGGCGATGCCGCTGTAAGTCCGGGTCGCGGCGTCGGCTTGGCCATCGATTACCCGACCATCGACCAGGGAAAAGTCGCCAGTCGGGTGATGCGCCGGATTGTCCGCCAGCACCAGATGTGCGAGTCCGTTGATCGGCTGATGCAACACGCTGAAGTCGTAATCGGTCCAGATATCACCGTTCACCACCAGGAAGGCGTCATCGCCGAGCAACGGCAGTGCACGGAAAATCCCGCCGCCGGTTTCCAGCGGCTCGCCTTCCGGCGAATACTGAATGCTCACGCCAAATTGCGAACCGTCGCCCAGGTAATCTTCGATCTGCTGACCGAGCCAGGCGTGATTGATCACAATCTCGTTGAACCCAGCAGCCGCGAGCGCGCGCAGGTGATATTCGATCAGGGGAACACCGCCGGCACGCACCAGTGGTTTCGGCGTGGTCAGGGTCAGCGGGCGCATACGCTCGCCTTTGCCTGCAGCCAGAATCATTGCCTTCATGCTGATGCTCCACCCCGCAGGCTGGTGAACAGCGCTTGCAGCTCCGCCAATTCAGGACGACGCGCAATCACCGCCTCTATATAAGAGAAGAAACGCGGTACGTCGGCCAGATAACGCGGTTTGCCATCACGATGACAAATACGCGCGAAGATGCCGATGACTTTCAGGTGGCGTTGCACGCCCATCAGGTCGCTGGCACGCAGGAAGTCTTCGAAGTCCGGCTGCACCGGGATGTTCAGCGCCGAGGCTTGTTGCCAGTAGCTTTGCAGCCAGCCGCGCACACGCTCTTCAGGCCAACTGAGGAAGGCATCCTTGAACAGGCAAGTCACGTCGTAGGTCACCGGGCCGTAGACCGCATCCTGGAAATCCAGTACGCCGGGGTTCGGCTCGCTGAGCATCAGGTTGCGTGGCATGTAGTCGCGGTGCACCAGTACTTTGGGCTGCGCGAGTGCGCTGTCGATCAGCAGATCGCTGACCTGTTGCCATTGTTGTTGCTGGGTCGAATCGAATTCGACGCCGAGCTCATGCTTGACGTACCACTCAGGGAACAGTTCCAGCTCCCGACGCAGCAAGGCAACGTCGTAACTTGGCAACGGCGCGACCATCGGCAATTGCTGAAAAGCCAAAAGCGCTTGCAGGGCATCACTGAATAATGCGTCGGCATTTTCGCCGTCGATCACGTCGAGATAGGTCTTGTTGCCCAGGTCATTGAGCAAAAGAAATCCGCGCTCGAGGTCCTCGGCATAAATTTTCGGCACATTTATTCCGGATTTCGCCAGCAAAAAAGCGATATCCACGAACGGTTTGCAGTTTTCCTGGGGTGGCGGCGCGTCCATCACGACGAAGCTGCGCCCCTCGCCTTCCCAGCGGAAGTAACGGCGGAAACTCGCGTCGCTGCTGGCCGCAGTCAACGTGGCCGGGGGCACGGAGCCCCAGCCCTGATCTGCAAACAGGATTGCCAACTGCTCATCGAGCCAAACTTTCAGGTGTTGCAAGCGTACATCTTGGTCAGGCATTGCAAGGGTCTCCGACGGCGCTAGCCGTCAAGCGGGTCATGCTTTATTATCCAGCATCTTTTTCAGACCATCGAGAGGCGTGCGGCCCACACCGCGGGCAGATGGCACGCAGGAAGCCCGGACTAATAAGATGGCATTGAAATCCCCCGCGTTTCGTAAAAAATTTCCGTTGTTGGTAACCGGCAGTCTGCTGGCTATGCAACCTCTGGCCAGTCAATTCGTTGTTGCCGCCGAGCAGTATGACTGCTCCGTCTCGGCTTCGGGTGGTTGGGCCTGTGCGCCCAAATCAACCGCTGCTGCGTTGCCGCCGCGCCCGGTGCATGACGGCAGTGCCGTCAGCGCTACCGGCGAAGCGGCGACCGAGAACGGTTCGGCTGCCGACACAGCGCCTAAAACGGCGCTGGTCACCGAAGCCAAGGGCCGCGGTCTGAAATCCCGTAGCGAAGACTTCAGTCACCTCGACTGGGTTCCGCGCGAGAAGCTCACCGCCGCCCAATTGGCCGAGACCGGACCTTACTGCTCTGGTGCCTATATCGAACCGATTCGTCCTGGCATGAATGACAAGACGAATAAAAGCGATGCTCCGACCTTTATCGGCGCAAAAGCCTCGCGCTATAACACCGATGACCAAGTCGGTACGCTGGCCGGCGATGTCGTCCTGCGTCAGGGCAGCATGCAGGTCGAGTCCGACGAGGCCAGCCTGTATCAGGCCGAGAGCCGCGCCGAACTCAATGGCGATGTGCGTATCCGCGACAACGGCGCGCTGATCGTTGGCGACCATGCCGACGTGCAGCTCGACACCGGTGAAGCCAAAGTCGACAACGCCGAATACGTGATGCACAAATCGCGTATCCGCGGCAACGCTCTGTACGCCAAGCGTGCCGAGAACGCGATCATCCGTCTGAAGGACGGCACGTACACCACGTGCGAACCGAACAGCAACGCCTGGCAGCTCAAGGGCAACAACATCACCTTGAACCCGGCCACCGGTTTCGGTACCGCGACCAACGTGACGCTGCGCGTAAAAGACATTCCGATTCTGTACACGCCGTACATCTACTTCCCGATCGACGACCGTCGTCAGTCGGGTTTCCTGCCGCCGACCATTGGCAGCGGCAGCGACACCGGCTTCATGCTGGTTACACCGTACTACTTCAACCTGGCACCGAACTACGACGCCACGTTGTACCCGCGTTACATGAGCAAGCGTGGCATGTTGGTGGAGGGTGAGTTCCGTTACCTGACCAAGTCGAGTGAAGGTCAGTTTGGTGCGGCGTACCTCAATGACGAGGACGATGATCGCAAAGGCCAAACCGACTACGATAAAACCCGCTACATGTATAACTGGCAGCACAAGGGCGGTCTCGACTCTCGCGTGTTCACCGAGGTTGATTACACCAAGATCAGCGATCCGTATTACTTCCAGGATCTGCAAACCGATCAGATTGGTGTGAAAAGCAGCGACTACGTGAACCAGCAGGGCGCGATCACCTACCGTGGTGACAGCTATACCGCGCGCCTGAATGCTCAGCAGTACCAGCTGGCGACTGTTTCCAACATCACCCCGTATGGTCGCCTGCCGCAGATCACCTTCAATGGTCAGCTGCCGTACCACCCGGAAGGTTTGAACTTCGATTACGAGACCGAGCTTGTTCGGTTTGATCGTGATTTGAAAACCGGCAACTTTGTTAACGAAGATGGCACTGTTGATCGCCGTCTCGACAACAATGTCCAAGGACTCGACCGCGCGAACGGCGATCGGTTGAACCTTAAGCCGGGTGTCAGCCTGCCGATGAACTGGACTTATGGCTTCCTGAAGCCATCGCTGAAGTATCAGTACACTCAGTATCAGTTGGACCTGGACGGTACTGGTAAATCGCAGATTGTCACGCAGCAAAACGCAGCAGCTGCAGCCGGCACTGATTACGTCGGCGGCAAGTTCGACAGCAACCAGAACCGTGGTGTACCGATTGCCAGCATCGACAGCGGTTTGTACTTCGACCGCAACACACAGTTCTTCGGCAAAAACTATCGTCAAACCCTAGAACCACGCCTGTTCTACCTTTATGTTCCCGAGGTGGATCAAGAAGACATTCCAGTATTTGACACCAGCGAATACACCTTCAACTACGCCTCGCTGTTCCGCGACAACCGCTTCTCTGGCTCCGACCGTGTCGGCGACGAGAACAAACTGTCGCTGGGCGTAACCAGCCGCTGGATCGAAGATGATGGCTTCGAACGCCAACGCATCAGTGTTGGTCAGGCTCTGTACTTCAAGGACCGTGAAGTTCAACTGCCTGGCATCGCATTCAAGGATCGTGATGACGCGAAATCCAACGTCTCGCCTTATGCACTGGAATACGAATACCGCTGGAACCGCGATTGGCGTACCACGGCCGACTACAACTGGGATCCAGACAGCCGCAGCCCGCGTTCCGGCAGTGCGATGTTCCACTACCAGCCTGAAGACAACCCGAACAAGGTCATCAACGCCGGCTATCGCTATCGCAATGACCAGGTCCGCTACGACCAGAACACCGGTAAGTGGTCGGTGGGTGGTGGTGACTACGGCACTCCTGGCCAGCCTGGTTACGTGAAGGACTACTACAAGATCGAGCAGCATGACTTCTCGGTCATCTGGCCGATCGTTCCGCAGTGGAACGCGATCAGCCGCTGGCAGTACGACTACAACCGTAACCGTACCCTGGAAGCGTTCGGTGGTTTCGAGTACGACAACTGCTGCTGGAAACTGCGCCTGATCAACCGTTACTGGGTTTCCTATGACGAGTTCAGTCAGAACGCCCCGGAAAACGAAAAAGGCGACCATGGCATCTTCCTCCAAATTGTTCTGAAGGGACTCGGCGGCCTCACCGGCGCCAAGGTAGAGAGCTTCCTCGACAAAGGCATTCAAGGTTATCGTGAACGTGAAGACCAAGCTTTCTGATTGTCTGCGCCCGCTGATGCTGGGCGCGCTGTTCCTGGGTACTGCGGCTAACGCCGCAGTCCAATCCATCGATAAAGTGGTAGCGATTGTCGACAACGACGTGGTCATGCAGAGCCAACTGGACCAGCGCGTCCACGAAGTGCAGCAGACCATCGCCAAGCGTGGTGGCGGCTTGCCGCCTCCTGGTGTACTGGATCAACAGGTGCTTGAGCGCCTGATCGTCGAAAACCTGCAACTGCAGATCGGCGAACGCTCCGGCATCCGCATCACCGACGAAGAGCTGAACCAGGCAGTCGGCACCATTGCCCAGCGCAACAACATGACGGTTGAGCAATTCCGTGCCGCCCTGGCTCGCGACGGTCTGAACTATGACGACGCCCGTGATCAGATCAAGCGCGAAATGATCATCAGCCGTGTACGTCAGCGTCGTGTGGCAGAACGCATTCAGGTCTCCGAGCAGGAAGTGAAGAACTTCCTCGCCTCCGACCTGGGCAAAATGCAACTGTCCGAAGAACTGCATTTGGCCAACATCCTGATCCCGACGCCGGAAAGCGCCAACTCTGATGCAATTCAGAGTGCTGCCCGTCAGGCCATGGAGGTTTACCAGCAACTCAAGCAAGGCGCCGACTTCGGTCAGATGGCCGTTGCCAAGTCCGGCAGCGACAACGCTCTGGAAGGCGGCGACATGGGCTGGCGTAAAGCCGCGCAACTGCCACCGCCGTTCGACCGCGAGTTGAGCAGCATGGCCGTCGGCGACATCACGCAACCTGCCCGCACGCCGGGTGGTTTCATCATCCTCAAGCTGCTGGCAAAACGTGGTGGCGAAGCGCAGATGCGCGACGAAGTGCATGTTCGTCACATTCTGGTGAAGCCAAGCCCGATTCGTGATGAAGCGAAGACCAAGGCGCTGGTTCAATCTTTGTATGAACGCATCGTCGCCGGTGAAGACTTCGCCACTCTGGCGAAAAGCTACTCCGAAGACCCGGGCTCGGCGCTTAACGGCGGCGACCTGAACTGGATCGACCCGAACGCATTGGTACCGGAATTCCGCGAAGTGATGGCCAAGACCCCACAAGGTCAGCTGTCCAAGCCGTTCCAGACCCAATACGGCTGGCACGTTCTGGAAGTCCTTGGCCGCCGCGCTACCGACAGCACCGAACAAGCCCGCGAGCAGCAAGCCATGACCGTACTGCGTAACCGCAAATACGACGAAGAGCTGCAAACCTGGCTGCGTCAGATCCGTGACGAAGCGTACGTAGAGATCAAACTCCCTGGTGCAGACCAGGCAGCGCAGTGAAACCCCAGCGTTTCGCGCTGACACCCGGCGAACCAGCCGGCATCGGTCCCGACCTGTGCCTGCTGCTCGCCTCGCAAGCCCAGCCACATCCCCTGATTGCCATCACCAGCCGCGACCTGCTCAAAGAGCGGGCCGCGCAGTTGGGGCTGGCCGTCACTTTGCTGGATGTTGCGCCTGGCATCTGGCCGGATGCTCCTGCACCCGCAGGCAGCCTGTATGTCTGGGACACACCACTCAGCGCTCCCGTGGTTGCCGGGCAACTGGACAAAGCCAACGCCGCATTCGTCCTCGAGACCTTGACCCGCGCCGGCAATGGCTGCCTGAAGGGTGATTTCGCCGGAATGATCACCGCACCTGTGCACAAAGGCGTGATCAACGAGTCCGGCATCGCCTTTTCCGGGCACACGGAATTTCTCGCTGACCTGACCCACACCGCCCAAGTGGTGATGATGCTCGCCACCCGCGGTTTGCGCGTGGCACTGGTCACCACTCACCTGCCCCTGCGCGAGATTGCCGACGCAATCACACCCGAACGGCTGGAGCGCGTGACACGGATCCTGCACAGCGACCTGCAAAATAAATTCGGCATCGCCCGCCCGCGCATCCTGGTTTGCGGACTCAACCCGCACGCCGGTGAAGGCGGACACCTGGGCCATGAAGAAATCGACATCATTGAACCGACATTAGAGCGCCTGCGCGGCGAGGGCATGGACCTTCGTGGCCCGCTGCCTGCCGACACTCTGTTTACCCCCAAATATCTGGAGCACTGCGACGCAGTGCTGGCGATGTACCACGACCAGGGTTTGCCTGTGCTTAAGTACAAAGGCTTCGGCGCTGCCGTCAACGTGACCCTTGGTCTGCCGATCATCCGCACGTCGGTCGATCACGGCACCGCCCTGGATCTGGCCGGCAGCGGCAAGATCGATACCGGCAGCCTGCAAGTCGCCCTGGAAACCGCCTACCAGATGGCCGAGACCCGTTTATGACCGAGCAATACCAACACAAGGCGCGCAAACGCTTTGGCCAGAACTTCCTGCACGATGCCGGCGTCATCGACCGCATCCTGCGCTCCATCAGCGCCAAGTCCGAAGATCGCCTGCTGGAAATCGGCCCGGGCCAGGGCGCACTGACCGCCGGCCTGCTCAACTCCGGCGCACAACTCGACGTAGTGGAACTGGACAAGGATCTGATCCCGATCCTCAACCAGCAGTTTGCCGGCAAGAGCAACTTCAACCTGCATCAGGGCGATGCACTGAAGTTCGACTTCAACACGCTCAACGCTGCGCCAAACAGCCTGCGTGTGGTTGGCAACCTGCCGTACAACATCTCCACGCCGCTGATTTTTCACCTGCTGAACAATGCCGGCATCATTCGCGACATGCACTTCATGCTGCAGAAAGAAGTGGTCGAGCGTCTGGCTGCAGGCCCGGGTGGTGGTGACTGGGGTCGTCTGTCGATCATGGTTCAGTACCACTGCCGCGTAGAACATCTGTTCAACGTGGGTCCCGGCGCGTTCAACCCGCCGCCGAAGGTCGACTCGGCCATCGTCCGCTTGGTGCCGCACGCCGTACTGCCGCACCCGGCCAAGGATCACAAGCTGCTGGAGCGCGTGGTGCGCGAAGCGTTCAACCAACGCCGCAAGACCTTGCGCAACACCCTCAAGCAATTGCTCAGCAATGCCGAGATCGAAGCCGCCGGCGTCGATGGCAGCTTGCGTCCGGAGCAACTGGATCTGGCCGCGTTCGTACGTCTGGCCGACCAGCTCGCCATACAAGTCCCGGCCTCCCCCGCCGCCGACTGACAAACGATGAACGCTATCGGGCAGGACGCCACTCTGGTTTACTGCCCGATACTTGCCTAGACTGATTCCCCATCAGCTACGCCCCGCGTTCCGCTTCGTTTAAGGCCTCTTGCATGTCCGATTCCCGTTACCAGGTCGATGTCAGCGTCGTTACCCACTATCTGGCAGACCAATCGCAACCCGAGCACGACCGCTTCGCCTTCGCCTACACCATCACCGTGCAGAACAATGGCGACCTACCGGCTCGACTGATGTCGCGACACTGGGTGATCACTGACGGTGACGGGCATGAAGAGCAAGTCCGTGGCGCCGGCGTCGTTGGCCAGCAACCGTTGATCGATGCCGGCCAGAGCCACACCTACAGCAGCGGCACAGTGATGACCACCAAGGTTGGCACCATGCAGGGCACCTATGAAATGGTCGCCACTGACGGCAAACATTTCGACGCCATCATCAAGCCTTTCCGCCTGGCGGTGCCCGGAGCCCTGCACTGATGGCGACGTATGCCGTCGGCGACCTGCAAGGCTGCCTCGAACCGCTCAAGTGCCTGCTCAAGCAAGTAGCGTTCGACACAAAACTCGATCGGCTATGGCTGGTGGGTGATCTGGTCAACCGTGGCCCGCAATCACTGGAAACCCTGCGCTTTTTGTATGGCATGCGTGAATCGCTGGTCTGCGTGCTCGGTAACCACGACCTGCATCTGCTGGCTGCGGCTAAAAATATCGAGCGCTTAAAGAAGTCCGACACCCTGCGCGAGATTCTCGAAGCGCCGGACTGCGCCGAATTGCTTGAATGGGTGCGCCAGCAAAAGCTGATGCACTACGACGAGCTGCGTGACGTCGCCATGGTTCACGCCGGCATTCCACCACAATGGTCACTGCGCCGCGCCTTGAAGTGTGCTGACGAAGTCGAAACCGCGCTGCGTGACGACAATCTGTTTCCGGCCTACCTCGACGGCATGTATGGCAATGAGCCAGCGAAATGGGACAACGACCTCAAGGGCGTAGCCCGCCTGCGCGTCATCACCAACTACTTCACGCGCATGCGGTTCTGTACCGCCGAGGGCAAGCTCGACCTCAAGAGCAAAGAAGGCCTTGATACTGCCCCACCCGGCTACAAACCGTGGTTCCAGCACAAGGAGCGCAAGACCAAAGGCTTGCGGATCATCTTCGGCCACTGGGCGGCACTCGAAGGTAATATCCATGAGCCAGGCATCTCGGCGCTGGACACCGGGTGTGTCTGGGGCGGCAGCCTGACCCTGATGAACGTCGACAGCGGCGAACGCCTGTCGTGCAAATGCGATGAACACGGTGGTCTCGCCCCGACCGTCGCACCACTTATCCCCCAAACTTCGCCAGTCAGCGCACCGCGTTAGACTGCGCTTTCAGCCGAGCAACAGGAACCCGCCATGAGCGAATTCAAACGAATCCCCCCGGAACAGGCCCAGGCCCTGCGTGAACAAGGCGCCGTTGTCGTCGATGTCCGCGATCCGGCAACTTTTGCCGCCCTGCACATCAGCGGCTCGAAGCATCTGGACAATCATTCCCTGCACGCTTTCATTCAAGGCGCCGACCTTGATGCACCGACCGTCGTGGTCTGCTATCACGGAAACTCCAGCCAGGGCGCCGCGGCTTACCTGATCAGCCAAGGCTTCTCCGACGTCTACAGCATGGACGGCGGCTTCGAGTTGTGGCGTACGACTTATCCTGCGGAAACCGCCCAAGGCACCGCCGAATAATTTTTTTGTCACGCGCAGGCCCCGGCTGCCGTGGGCCTGCGCGGGCAGACGAACGGTCTTGCCACAACTAATTACGTATCTCGCCTTTACCTCCTGAATTCCCAACTATCCTTAAGCCCAGGCCATCCAAAACAGGGGAGAGCCGGTACACCGGCGCACGGGTCATCGGGAGTGACTTTCACGATTGTCGATCGTGAAAGTGTTCTGGGGGGTAAACAATCGGCTGCTACTGCAGCTGCTTGCCAGCATCGACTGAGTGATCCGGCGTCGGCTCCACGTATCGAGCGAGGTGACGTCATGAGTATCTTTAGCCACTTCCAACAACGCTTCGAGTCCACACGCCAGGAAGAACTCTCGCTGCAAGAGTACCTGGAGCTGTGCAAGAAAGACCGTAGCGCTTACGTTTCCGCCGCCGAGCGTCTATTGCTGGCCATCGGCGAACCGGAACTGCTCGACACCTCGACCAACTCGAGGCTGTCACGCATCTTCTCCAACAAGGTGATCCGTCGCTATCCGGCCTTTGAAGACTTCCACGGGATGGAAGAATGCATCGACCAGATCGTCTCGTATTTCCGCCATGCCGCCCAAGGCTTGGAAGAGAAGAAACAAATCCTCTATCTGCTCGGCCCCGTCGGCGGCGGTAAATCGTCTCTGGCCGAGAAACTGAAACAACTGATCGAAAAAGTGCCCTTCTACGCAATCAAGGGCTCGCCGGTATTCGAGTCGCCACTGGGTCTGTTCAACGCCACCGAAGATGGCGCGATCCTCGAAGAAGACTTCGGTATACCACGGCGCTACCTGAACACCATCATGTCGCCATGGGCGACCAAACGCCTGGCCGAATTTGGCGGCGACATCAGCCAGTTCCGCGTGGTCAAACTGTATCCGTCGATTCTCAATCAGATCGCCGTGGCCAAGACCGAACCGGGCGAC
This region of Pseudomonas sp. R84 genomic DNA includes:
- a CDS encoding TerB family tellurite resistance protein, translating into MLWPGTLIGAGAGFAIASIPGAMLGALLGQALDRRLHLQSWGHLREKLGGRPMLRNDELLFVLLGRLAKSDGRVTDGHIQQARNEMRALEMSEPATRRAIAAFNRGKSENDNLRGYLRRLSGQPHAAEGVLRACWRMVWADGRAGVSERELLAQWGKWLGWTTHQVQALANDYEPGKRPIVSAAVSYQEAMRLLGVSASSEPAQIKRAYRRLLSRHHPDKIAGTGATPAQVREATDKTRELHNAYTLIRERRDFR
- the murU gene encoding N-acetylmuramate alpha-1-phosphate uridylyltransferase MurU, yielding MKAMILAAGKGERMRPLTLTTPKPLVRAGGVPLIEYHLRALAAAGFNEIVINHAWLGQQIEDYLGDGSQFGVSIQYSPEGEPLETGGGIFRALPLLGDDAFLVVNGDIWTDYDFSVLHQPINGLAHLVLADNPAHHPTGDFSLVDGRVIDGQADAATRTYSGIAVLHPQLFDGCADGAFKLAPLLRKAMAKGEVTGERLKGHWVDVGTHERLAEAEALIEASR
- a CDS encoding phosphotransferase, whose translation is MPDQDVRLQHLKVWLDEQLAILFADQGWGSVPPATLTAASSDASFRRYFRWEGEGRSFVVMDAPPPQENCKPFVDIAFLLAKSGINVPKIYAEDLERGFLLLNDLGNKTYLDVIDGENADALFSDALQALLAFQQLPMVAPLPSYDVALLRRELELFPEWYVKHELGVEFDSTQQQQWQQVSDLLIDSALAQPKVLVHRDYMPRNLMLSEPNPGVLDFQDAVYGPVTYDVTCLFKDAFLSWPEERVRGWLQSYWQQASALNIPVQPDFEDFLRASDLMGVQRHLKVIGIFARICHRDGKPRYLADVPRFFSYIEAVIARRPELAELQALFTSLRGGASA
- a CDS encoding LPS-assembly protein LptD is translated as MALKSPAFRKKFPLLVTGSLLAMQPLASQFVVAAEQYDCSVSASGGWACAPKSTAAALPPRPVHDGSAVSATGEAATENGSAADTAPKTALVTEAKGRGLKSRSEDFSHLDWVPREKLTAAQLAETGPYCSGAYIEPIRPGMNDKTNKSDAPTFIGAKASRYNTDDQVGTLAGDVVLRQGSMQVESDEASLYQAESRAELNGDVRIRDNGALIVGDHADVQLDTGEAKVDNAEYVMHKSRIRGNALYAKRAENAIIRLKDGTYTTCEPNSNAWQLKGNNITLNPATGFGTATNVTLRVKDIPILYTPYIYFPIDDRRQSGFLPPTIGSGSDTGFMLVTPYYFNLAPNYDATLYPRYMSKRGMLVEGEFRYLTKSSEGQFGAAYLNDEDDDRKGQTDYDKTRYMYNWQHKGGLDSRVFTEVDYTKISDPYYFQDLQTDQIGVKSSDYVNQQGAITYRGDSYTARLNAQQYQLATVSNITPYGRLPQITFNGQLPYHPEGLNFDYETELVRFDRDLKTGNFVNEDGTVDRRLDNNVQGLDRANGDRLNLKPGVSLPMNWTYGFLKPSLKYQYTQYQLDLDGTGKSQIVTQQNAAAAAGTDYVGGKFDSNQNRGVPIASIDSGLYFDRNTQFFGKNYRQTLEPRLFYLYVPEVDQEDIPVFDTSEYTFNYASLFRDNRFSGSDRVGDENKLSLGVTSRWIEDDGFERQRISVGQALYFKDREVQLPGIAFKDRDDAKSNVSPYALEYEYRWNRDWRTTADYNWDPDSRSPRSGSAMFHYQPEDNPNKVINAGYRYRNDQVRYDQNTGKWSVGGGDYGTPGQPGYVKDYYKIEQHDFSVIWPIVPQWNAISRWQYDYNRNRTLEAFGGFEYDNCCWKLRLINRYWVSYDEFSQNAPENEKGDHGIFLQIVLKGLGGLTGAKVESFLDKGIQGYREREDQAF
- the surA gene encoding peptidylprolyl isomerase SurA, whose amino-acid sequence is MNVKTKLSDCLRPLMLGALFLGTAANAAVQSIDKVVAIVDNDVVMQSQLDQRVHEVQQTIAKRGGGLPPPGVLDQQVLERLIVENLQLQIGERSGIRITDEELNQAVGTIAQRNNMTVEQFRAALARDGLNYDDARDQIKREMIISRVRQRRVAERIQVSEQEVKNFLASDLGKMQLSEELHLANILIPTPESANSDAIQSAARQAMEVYQQLKQGADFGQMAVAKSGSDNALEGGDMGWRKAAQLPPPFDRELSSMAVGDITQPARTPGGFIILKLLAKRGGEAQMRDEVHVRHILVKPSPIRDEAKTKALVQSLYERIVAGEDFATLAKSYSEDPGSALNGGDLNWIDPNALVPEFREVMAKTPQGQLSKPFQTQYGWHVLEVLGRRATDSTEQAREQQAMTVLRNRKYDEELQTWLRQIRDEAYVEIKLPGADQAAQ
- the pdxA gene encoding 4-hydroxythreonine-4-phosphate dehydrogenase PdxA codes for the protein MKPQRFALTPGEPAGIGPDLCLLLASQAQPHPLIAITSRDLLKERAAQLGLAVTLLDVAPGIWPDAPAPAGSLYVWDTPLSAPVVAGQLDKANAAFVLETLTRAGNGCLKGDFAGMITAPVHKGVINESGIAFSGHTEFLADLTHTAQVVMMLATRGLRVALVTTHLPLREIADAITPERLERVTRILHSDLQNKFGIARPRILVCGLNPHAGEGGHLGHEEIDIIEPTLERLRGEGMDLRGPLPADTLFTPKYLEHCDAVLAMYHDQGLPVLKYKGFGAAVNVTLGLPIIRTSVDHGTALDLAGSGKIDTGSLQVALETAYQMAETRL
- the rsmA gene encoding 16S rRNA (adenine(1518)-N(6)/adenine(1519)-N(6))-dimethyltransferase RsmA, which produces MTEQYQHKARKRFGQNFLHDAGVIDRILRSISAKSEDRLLEIGPGQGALTAGLLNSGAQLDVVELDKDLIPILNQQFAGKSNFNLHQGDALKFDFNTLNAAPNSLRVVGNLPYNISTPLIFHLLNNAGIIRDMHFMLQKEVVERLAAGPGGGDWGRLSIMVQYHCRVEHLFNVGPGAFNPPPKVDSAIVRLVPHAVLPHPAKDHKLLERVVREAFNQRRKTLRNTLKQLLSNAEIEAAGVDGSLRPEQLDLAAFVRLADQLAIQVPASPAAD
- the apaG gene encoding Co2+/Mg2+ efflux protein ApaG; this translates as MSDSRYQVDVSVVTHYLADQSQPEHDRFAFAYTITVQNNGDLPARLMSRHWVITDGDGHEEQVRGAGVVGQQPLIDAGQSHTYSSGTVMTTKVGTMQGTYEMVATDGKHFDAIIKPFRLAVPGALH
- a CDS encoding symmetrical bis(5'-nucleosyl)-tetraphosphatase, encoding MATYAVGDLQGCLEPLKCLLKQVAFDTKLDRLWLVGDLVNRGPQSLETLRFLYGMRESLVCVLGNHDLHLLAAAKNIERLKKSDTLREILEAPDCAELLEWVRQQKLMHYDELRDVAMVHAGIPPQWSLRRALKCADEVETALRDDNLFPAYLDGMYGNEPAKWDNDLKGVARLRVITNYFTRMRFCTAEGKLDLKSKEGLDTAPPGYKPWFQHKERKTKGLRIIFGHWAALEGNIHEPGISALDTGCVWGGSLTLMNVDSGERLSCKCDEHGGLAPTVAPLIPQTSPVSAPR
- the glpE gene encoding thiosulfate sulfurtransferase GlpE, whose protein sequence is MSEFKRIPPEQAQALREQGAVVVDVRDPATFAALHISGSKHLDNHSLHAFIQGADLDAPTVVVCYHGNSSQGAAAYLISQGFSDVYSMDGGFELWRTTYPAETAQGTAE